Genomic DNA from Phaeobacter porticola:
TGCCCCGCTGCCCATTGACCTGCTGAGCCATATGCGGCTGGTCGACAGCACCGCAAGTAGCGCACGGTTTGACATCACGCTGGCGGCAGCTGATGGCACTGTTGTGGCAGAAATCCGTGGGTTTCAAATGCAGCAGCTGCCCGGCGCGACCAATCTGGCCCCGGCAGAGGGCGCAGACGCCAGCGCTGAGGATCTGGGCCTGACCACCCCCGGCAGTGCGCAGCCCTTGTCACCGGAGGAACGTCGCCTTCACCGCAATATCGCCCAGGGGATCCGCGCCGAGGACGGCCCCGAGGCGCTGCGCCGTGCGCTTGCCACCGGGCTGTCGCAGGTGGTGGTCTCTTCGCTGGCGCTGCCGGATCTGATTGCACAGGCCGATCAACCACCGCCGCAGAATGCCGATACCAGCCAGAGCTTTGAGCGACCACAACTGGACACCGATTACCTTGCCCCGCGCAATGCCGTGGAGGAAGACATCGCCGCTCAGTTCGCGCGCCTCCTTGGAGTGGCGCAGGTTGGGGTTGAGGACAGTTTCTTTGACCTCGGCGGTCATTCCCTGATCGCGGTCCGGCTTTTTGCGCAGATCAAGCGCAGCTTTGGCGTTGATCTGGCGATCTCCACCCTGTTTGAGGCCCCCTCGGTTGCCAAGCTGGCAGAGCTGGTGATTGCGCGCACTGGTGGCGGTCTCACCACCGAGACCCCGGTTGAGGCCACAGGCGACACAACGGCTGAGGCCCCCAGCTACACCCATCTGGTCCAGCTGCATCCCGGTGATGGCACCGGGCGGCGGCCATTCTTCCTGGTGGCGGGCATGTTTGGCAATGTGCTGAACCTGCGCCATCTGGCGCTGATGGTTGGGAAGGACCGCCCCGTTTACGGGCTGCAGGCCCGCGGCCTGATCGGTGAGGATGCGCCACATGACCGTTTGGACGAGGCCGCACGCGATTATCTTGTGGAAATCCGCAGCGTCCAGCCCGACGGCCCTTATCTGCTGGGCGGGTTCTCCGGCGGCGGGCTGACCGCCTACGAGATGGCCCAGCAATTGCAGGCCGAGGGTGAAGAGACTGCCGCGCTGATCCTTTTGGACACGCCGCTGCCGCTGCGCCCGGACCTGTCGCGCCGCGACAAGGTGCGGATCAAATGGGCCGAACTGCGCAGCAAGGGGATCGGCTACCTGGGCGAATGGATCGGCAATCGTATCGCCTGGGAGATCGAGAAACGCCGCTATGCTGCCAGCGGCGACAGCGCAGCGCCAGTGTTCAACAACCGCAAGGTCGAACTGGCCTTCCGCGCCGCTCTGCCCGCTTATGACCTGCAGCCTTGGTCCGGGCCACTGACGCTGTTCCGCCCGCCGCTGGACCGGCACTGGCAGGTCTCTGCCGGGAATTGGGTTAGCCGCGAGCGGGAATATGTCTTTGATGACAACGACTGGACCCGCTGGGCCCCCGCCGTTGAGGTGGTCGAGGTCCCCGGCGATCACGACAGTATGGTTCTGGTGCCCAATGTCAGTGTGCTGGCTGGAGAAGTGAAGGCGCGACTGGATGCCGCCGACGCCGCAGCGCTGGCCCACAGCACCGCGGAGGCGGCAGAATGACCAACGCCACCGCCCCCTTCGCCGCGCAGCCTGTAGACGCCTCCTCGGGCGGTACAAATGCGCGCATTCTGACCATCATCCTGAACTACAAAACGCCTCAGATGACGCTGGACTGCGCCGCTGCCGCGCTGGAGCAGATGGAAGAGCTGCCCGGTGAAGTGGTGATCATCGATAACGGCTCCGCCGATGGCTCTTATGAGCAGCTGCTCACGGCGGTGCAGGCGCGCGGCTGGCTCGACAGCGGCCGCCTGCGTCTGATCGCCAGCGACCGCAACGGCGGGTTTGGCGCGGGCATGAATATTGGGCTTCGCCTTGGCCTGTCCGATGGCAGCGCCCCGGAGTTCTACTACCTGCTGAACTCGGATGCCTTTGTGCAACCGGGTGCGATCCGCGCGTTGCGAGATTTTCTGCAAGCGACCCCCGGCGCCGGTCTGGTCGGCTCTTATGTGCGCGGCACCGATGGGACGCCCCATTGTACCGCCTTTCGCTTTCCCACCATCGCGGGGGAGTTTGAATCCTCGGTTCGGACCGGCATTGTGACGCGCCTGCTGAAAGATGCCGTGGTGCCGATGGAGATCCCCACCACGCCGACACAGTTGGATTGGACCGCTGGTGCCAGTCTGATGATCCGCCGCGAGGTGATTGATGCGGTGGGCGGGTTTGACGAGACGTTCTTTCTCTACTTTGAGGAAACCGAGCTGTGCCACCGTGCCGCCCGCGCTGGCTGGAGCACGCATTACCTGCCGGAAAGCGAGGTGGCCCATGTGGGATCCGCCTCAACCGGGATGAAAGACTGGCAGCGCACCCCGCAATACTGGTTCGACAGCCGGTTGCATTACTTTCTCAGCACCCATGGGCGGGCCTATACGGTCGGAGCCACACTGGCGCTGATCAGTGGCAGCCTGCTCTATGGGCTGCGGCGGCTGGTATCGGACAAACCTGCCTCCGATCCACCCTATTTTCTGCGGGATCTGATCGTTCATCATAGCCGCGCGATCTTTCGCCGCCGAAAAAACCAACCTATGGAACCGCGCCAGACCCCGTCTCAACCGGAGGAGCAGAAATGACCCCATTCTCCTGTATCGTTCTTGGCAATGAATCGCTGCTTGTTGCCTGCGCGGACACATTGCTGGCCCGCAGTCACAGCATTGCCGCCGTGGTTACAAAAGACGCCGAAATCCGCCAGTGGGCCGCTGACAAGAGCCTGACTGTGCTTGAAGACGCGCGCGATTTTGACGGATCCGTGGACTGGCTGCTGTCCATCGCCAACCTTGAGATCATCCCCGACAGCGTGCTGGCCCGCGCGAGCAAGGGCGGCGTCAATTTTCACGACGGTCCGCTGCCACGTTATGCCGGCCTCAATACACCGAACTGGGCCTTGATCGAAGGGGCCACGGAGTATGGCATCACCTGGCACATGATTGAGGGCGGCGTGGATGAGGGTGATATCCTCGCCCAGCGCCTGTTTGCGATTGCCGGGGATGAGACGGCCTATAGTCTCAACGCCAAATGCTATGCCGCCGCGATGGATAGTTTCGCCGATGTGCTGGGGCAATTGGAAACCGGCACGCTGGCGCGGCAGGCGCAGGATTTCAGCACCCGCAAACTCTATACACGCGCTGACCGTCCCGAAGCGGGCGCACTGCTGGATCTGGCGCAGCCCGCAGCTGATTTGCACCAGCTGGTGCGCGCCCTTGATTTCAACGGGTACTGGAACCCGCTTTGTGCTGCGAAAATACAGCTAGGCAAAGATGGCGCGGCAGCGGTGGCGCTGATCGGAGCGACTGAAGTTGCGGAAGGATCCGGCGCGCCGGGCACCGTGCTGGCTGTGGACGACACGACGGTGACACTG
This window encodes:
- a CDS encoding glycosyltransferase family 2 protein: MTNATAPFAAQPVDASSGGTNARILTIILNYKTPQMTLDCAAAALEQMEELPGEVVIIDNGSADGSYEQLLTAVQARGWLDSGRLRLIASDRNGGFGAGMNIGLRLGLSDGSAPEFYYLLNSDAFVQPGAIRALRDFLQATPGAGLVGSYVRGTDGTPHCTAFRFPTIAGEFESSVRTGIVTRLLKDAVVPMEIPTTPTQLDWTAGASLMIRREVIDAVGGFDETFFLYFEETELCHRAARAGWSTHYLPESEVAHVGSASTGMKDWQRTPQYWFDSRLHYFLSTHGRAYTVGATLALISGSLLYGLRRLVSDKPASDPPYFLRDLIVHHSRAIFRRRKNQPMEPRQTPSQPEEQK